Proteins from a genomic interval of Sugiyamaella lignohabitans strain CBS 10342 chromosome C, complete sequence:
- the SEY1 gene encoding dynamin-like GTPase SEY1 (Dynamin-like GTPase that mediates homotypic ER fusion; has a role in ER morphology; interacts physically and genetically with Yop1p and Rtn1p; functional ortholog of the human atlastin ATL1, defects in which cause a form of the human disease hereditary spastic paraplegia; homolog of Arabidopsis RHD3; GO_component: GO:0032541 - cortical endoplasmic reticulum [Evidence IDA] [PMID 19665976]; GO_component: GO:0005737 - cytoplasm [Evidence IDA] [PMID 14562095]; GO_component: GO:0005783 - endoplasmic reticulum [Evidence IEA]; GO_component: GO:0005783 - endoplasmic reticulum [Evidence IDA] [PMID 19665976]; GO_component: GO:0005789 - endoplasmic reticulum membrane [Evidence IEA,IEA]; GO_component: GO:0016021 - integral component of membrane [Evidence IEA]; GO_component: GO:0016021 - integral component of membrane [Evidence ISM] [PMID 12192589]; GO_component: GO:0016020 - membrane [Evidence IEA]; GO_function: GO:0005525 - GTP binding [Evidence IEA,IEA]; GO_function: GO:0003924 - GTPase activity [Evidence IEA]; GO_function: GO:0003924 - GTPase activity [Evidence IMP] [PMID 19665976]; GO_function: GO:0016787 - hydrolase activity [Evidence IEA]; GO_function: GO:0000166 - nucleotide binding [Evidence IEA]; GO_process: GO:0006184 - GTP catabolic process [Evidence IEA]; GO_process: GO:0048309 - endoplasmic reticulum inheritance [Evidence IGI] [PMID 19665976]; GO_process: GO:0016320 - endoplasmic reticulum membrane fusion [Evidence IDA,IGI,IMP] [PMID 22508509]; GO_process: GO:0007029 - endoplasmic reticulum organization [Evidence IEA]; GO_process: GO:0007029 - endoplasmic reticulum organization [Evidence IGI,IGI] [PMID 19665976]; GO_process: GO:0007029 - endoplasmic reticulum organization [Evidence IGI] [PMID 22508509]; GO_process: GO:0061024 - membrane organization [Evidence IGI] [PMID 12427979]; GO_process: GO:0008152 - metabolic process [Evidence IEA]; GO_process: GO:0006950 - response to stress [Evidence IEA]), producing MSSSTSTPDSVQVINERKEFNQKLSDYLDVTNTLNSGLDYHIVSVFGSQSTGKSTLLNALFGTKFQVMNEAQRSQTTKGIWMGKAIMSGEAEAISDSDDYDNGSSISTKSSDEDAAVSVSVSPSKKKSGDDYLNVVPSSSHILVLDVEGTDGRERGEDQDFERRSALFALATSEVLIVNMWESQVGLYQGANMGLLKTVFEVNLSLFQTSGQASRSLILFVIRDHRGSASLDSLASTVIEDLDKHWESIAKPTEELKSSKISDFFDIQFFALPHKVFLPEKFSEQVNVLARRFTNAHSSAYVFKPEYHRKVPIDGWAMYANQIWEQIELNKDLDLPTQQMLLARFRCEEISGQSFKYFDEELAKLNQSKGGILGGTQVVPGFGESIKAIRSEALGQFDSLASRYHENVYLSKRKDLQSLIDTRISILYHAQLQALHKASLELFHSTITKAPEDSSFEQTVLSARAAAEGHFETGAKEATIDEEVFNYDEHRNRFTAELQTAEDQKKEEAIKKIVTRVGKRVSRIFAEDIDSFFVTPDEDTWRKVSDFFNATLRTVLSPYDGGKDFKVGATSDINKRGAHDIRKAAWVSLDSKLREITREDNVVMRLREIFENSFRYDKNGVPVVWKATDDIEGPYIKARDHALSVLPIFATAQFADGEKFEPDVIIDEDADDFSLRIRDTKLQEISTKFRRQADALYVDAKRSTSQSTAHIPFYIIVLLVVLGWNEFMAVLRNPFLILFAMMAGGGAYLAYCLDMWGPIITVTSVMIEKSSEIAKEKLRQALDVPVAPAHQSAVPGGSAIPLDDLTSSGERISVTPEKTEKDEEL from the coding sequence ATGTCATCATCAACGTCAACCCCGGATTCTGTCCAGGTCATCAATGAACGGAAGGAGTTCAATCAAAAGCTATCTGATTACTTGGACGTTACAAACACTTTGAATAGTGGATTGGATTATCATATTGTATCAGTTTTTGGAAGTCAATCTACTGGTAAATCGACCCTTCTCAATGCGTTGTTTGGTACTAAGTTCCAGGTTATGAATGAAGCCCAACGTAGTCAGACTACTAAGGGTATCTGGATGGGCAAGGCTATTATGAGCGGTGAAGCAGAAGCTATTTCTGATAGCGATGATTATGATAATGGAAGTAGTATCAGTACAAAATCGTCTGATGAGGATGCTGCTGTGTCGGTGTCTGTCTCACcatcgaagaagaagagtgGTGATGATTACCTCAATGTGGTCCCTTCTTCATCACATATCTTGGTTTTAGATGTAGAAGGTACAGATGGTCGAGAAAGAGGTGAAGATCAAGATTTTGAAAGAAGATCTGCTTTGTTCGCACTTGCTACCTCAGAAGTCCTAATAGTCAACATGTGGGAAAGTCAGGTCGGATTATATCAAGGTGCAAATATGGGCCTACTAAAAACTGTTTTTGAGGTCAATTTGTCCTTGTTTCAAACCTCTGGACAAGCTTCTAGATCGTTAATTTTGTTTGTGATTAGAGATCACAGAGGTTCTGCTTCGTTGGACAGTTTAGCTTCTACCGTAATCGAGGATCTGGACAAACATTGGGAGTCGATTGCCAAACCTACTGAGGAGCTTAAGAGTTCTAAGATTAGCGATTTCTTTgatattcaattttttgCTCTTCCTCACAAGGTTTTCTTGCCAGAAAAGTTCTCTGAGCAAGTAAATGTTCTGGCTAGAAGGTTCACAAATGCACACTCGTCCGCTTATGTGTTCAAGCCAGAATATCATCGTAAAGTGCCGATTGATGGTTGGGCGATGTATGCCAATCAGATCTGGGAGCAGattgaattgaataaaGACCTCGATTTGCCCACTCAGCAAATGCTTTTGGCTAGATTTAGATGTGAAGAAATCTCAGGACAATCattcaaatattttgatgaagaattgGCTAAGCTGAATCAATCCAAAGGTGGAATTCTCGGGGGTACTCAGGTGGTTCCAGGGTTTGGTGAGTCGATAAAAGCTATTCGTAGTGAGGCATTAGGACAGTTTGACTCATTGGCATCCCGCTATCATGAGAATGTGTATCTCAGCAAACGAAAAGACTTGCAGTCATTAATTGATACGCGGATCTCCATTCTTTATCACGCCCAGCTGCAAGCCCTTCACAAGGCAAGTTTGGAGCTGTTTCACAGTACTATTACCAAAGCTCCCGAAGACTCCAGCTTTGAACAGACTGTATTGTCAGCGcgtgctgctgccgaaGGGCACTTTGAAACTGGTGCTAAGGAAGCCActattgatgaagaggtgTTCAACTATGATGAGCACCGAAACAGATTTACGGCTGAATTGCAGACAGCAGAAGaccaaaagaaagaagaggcaatcaagaaaattgTCACAAGAGTTGGCAAGCGGGTGTCAAGAATTTTtgctgaagatattgacTCATTTTTTGTCACACCTGATGAAGATACTTGGCGTAAGGTATCTGATTTTTTCAATGCAACTTTACGTACAGTACTCTCTCCATATGATGGTGGCAAGGATTTCAAAGTCGGTGCTACTAGCGATATTAACAAGCGAGGTGCACATGACATTCGCAAGGCAGCATGGGTTTCGCTTGATTCTAAGCTGCGAGAAATCACCCGCGAAGATAATGTGGTGATGAGACTGCGAGAGATTTTCGAAAACTCGTTCAGATACGATAAAAATGGAGTTCCCGTCGTGTGGAAGGCCACAGATGATATTGAGGGCCCATATATTAAAGCTCGTGACCATGCACTAAGCGTATTGCCGATTTTTGCTACTGCCCAATTTGCTGATGGTGAAAAGTTCGAGCCTGATGTTATTATTGATGAGGATGCTGATGATTTCTCGCTGAGGATCAGAGACACTAAGCTACAAGAGATCTCGACTAAGTTTAGACGACAAGCTGATGCATTATATGTAGATGCTAAGCGTTCCACATCACAATCTACAGCCCATATTCCATTTTATATCATTGTACttctggtggttctggGTTGGAACGAATTCATGGCGGTTCTGCGAAATCCATtcttaatattatttgccATGATGGCTGGTGGAGGTGCATACCTTGCGTACTGTCTTGACATGTGGGGTCCAATCATCACCGTAACTTCAGTTATGATTGAGAAGTCTTCAGAAATTGCCAAGGAAAAGCTCCGCCAGGCTCTGGATGTACCGGTAGCGCCTGCTCACCAGTCTGCTGTTCCGGGTGGCTCAGCAATCCCTCTGGACGATTTGACCTCATCTGGAGAACGTATTTCCGTCACTCCAGAAAAGACAGAAAAGGACGAGGAACTGTAG